DNA from Candidatus Methylomirabilis tolerans:
GCGTCACATGATACGGGTGGCCGAATGCACCGGTTCGGGTAATCCGTGACCTGCACGATCATGACCGCGAGCACCACGAATTGTCACGATAATAGTATCTGTCCCGATTTTACAGAGTTACGTCGTGACTCTTTTTTACTTAGACGACTGCACCCCCTAACCGGGGGAGTGGACCCAATTCGACACGGGTGGAGATGGGTTCTTTGTAGGAGTTCAGGTAAGCATGATGATCATGCATCACCGCCCCAGCCGGAAGCACGTCCCATAACGGACCCAGCTTTTTACGAATTTTGTGGGCATAGAACCGTGGCAGCTCTGACGTGTCGCCTTCCAGGAAATATCGGACCGACATATCCGTATCCAATAATGTTCGAATCTTCGTGTAGTATTTGATCCGGCCGAACCCTTCACTCGATACCGACCGAACTAGATTAAACCACCGTGGAATGACGCCGCGGTTCAGCACTAGGCGCCGAAGAATCATCGGCCAGGAAAACGCATACCGGGAAAGATCTACGACATGATCGTAAAATTCCGGCCAGGCATAATGCTTGGGACGCACATTCATCGCGTGATGGTTATCGAGAAACTGAAAGGGAAATGGCAGAATACGCCCTTCCTGTTGCAATTTCCGGTTCAGGGGGGCCGCTTGGCCAAATGCCGTAAGCAGAGGAAACGCCGGGAAGGCCCCTGGGGCCAGATCCACAAATTGCTTGGTGAGCTCAAAGGGCTCAGGCCCCTGATCTGAATCCAATCCCAATACAAAATTGACCTGGACATAGGGGATATAGCGAAGGACCAGATTGATATGATCCGCCACCTGCCTTACTTTTGCCTGCCCGGTATAGCGACCGGTCCGGGATTTATCTCCCAGGTCATACCACGACTCAATACCCGGCAAAATCGCCTTGAATCCATTCCGGCGCAAATGTTTGAGATGAGGTTCGGATAGGAGCGA
Protein-coding regions in this window:
- a CDS encoding radical SAM protein, which translates into the protein ERWKFIEPTIAKSPTSFQVVPMIGSMGCPYTCEFCVDASVEYQPLSFDQISEDLKFLRTKMKRPMVAWHDPNFGIRFQEYMRAIETAIPPNSIDFIAESTLSLLSEPHLKHLRRNGFKAILPGIESWYDLGDKSRTGRYTGQAKVRQVADHINLVLRYIPYVQVNFVLGLDSDQGPEPFELTKQFVDLAPGAFPAFPLLTAFGQAAPLNRKLQQEGRILPFPFQFLDNHHAMNVRPKHYAWPEFYDHVVDLSRYAFSWPMILRRLVLNRGVIPRWFNLVRSVSSEGFGRIKYYTKIRTLLDTDMSVRYFLEGDTSELPRFYAHKIRKKLGPLWDVLPAGAVMHDHHAYLNSYKEPISTRVELGPLPRLGGAVV